One Endozoicomonas gorgoniicola DNA window includes the following coding sequences:
- a CDS encoding threonine/serine exporter family protein, translating to MTGWILLERCLWAAIAALGFATLFTVPLRAFWVVASLAMIGYALRSAGMFFGLNLVVATLIASCSIGILAIQAAHWVHTPTTVFMAPAVIPMVPGVFAYRTMMGLLEISSTQSASVELLSTTAHNGLTAGFTLLSLAIGVSLPSLMFRNKSVKEIRFFKSLKI from the coding sequence ATGACTGGATGGATTTTGTTGGAACGCTGTTTGTGGGCGGCGATTGCTGCTTTGGGTTTTGCGACATTGTTTACTGTCCCTTTGCGGGCATTCTGGGTGGTGGCGTCATTAGCAATGATTGGTTACGCCCTGCGCAGCGCAGGAATGTTTTTTGGGCTCAACCTTGTTGTTGCCACGCTTATCGCATCGTGCAGCATTGGTATTCTGGCTATACAGGCTGCTCACTGGGTACATACTCCGACCACAGTCTTTATGGCTCCTGCCGTTATTCCTATGGTGCCGGGTGTTTTTGCCTATCGCACCATGATGGGGCTGTTGGAGATCAGCAGTACCCAGTCTGCCTCGGTAGAATTGCTGTCAACCACTGCCCATAATGGTTTGACCGCTGGTTTTACTCTGCTGTCTTTGGCGATTGGGGTGTCTTTGCCGTCATTAATGTTCAGGAACAAAAGCGTTAAGGAAATCCGATTTTTCAAATCATTAAAAATCTGA
- a CDS encoding threonine/serine exporter family protein: MEPSIQSPDNTQRRCSKLLLDIAVLLMSSGAHTERVNRNIQRISESLGYHADLLFSLSGITLTISANQKPGLHYTAFRQIKSYGVHMGVVSAISRLSWATYEGRMDLGAVQNEVERIKKLPHYPKAVLVIMVMLAGMAFCRVAGGETYPVILAGLATGSGFLTRHSLLSRGYNVALSIACASFIASGVSGIGIICSLGQFPEIAVATSVLFLIPGVPMINSVIDLMHGHTVIGHARGVQGAVISFAIAIGIILSSATLGVLS, from the coding sequence ATGGAACCCTCAATCCAATCCCCGGATAACACCCAACGACGGTGTTCGAAGCTTTTGCTGGATATAGCTGTACTACTAATGTCGTCTGGTGCTCATACTGAACGGGTTAATCGGAATATTCAGCGTATTTCTGAATCTCTGGGCTATCATGCCGATCTGCTTTTCTCTCTGTCTGGTATCACTCTGACAATTTCTGCCAATCAAAAACCGGGGTTGCATTACACTGCTTTTCGGCAGATCAAATCTTATGGGGTACACATGGGAGTTGTTTCAGCGATCAGTCGGTTAAGCTGGGCAACCTATGAAGGGCGAATGGATCTGGGCGCTGTTCAGAACGAAGTTGAACGGATAAAAAAACTCCCTCATTACCCTAAAGCGGTTCTTGTTATCATGGTTATGCTGGCTGGTATGGCATTCTGTCGTGTTGCTGGGGGTGAAACTTATCCGGTCATTCTGGCTGGTCTGGCAACGGGCTCAGGCTTTCTAACCCGCCATTCATTATTATCGCGAGGTTATAATGTTGCCCTGAGCATTGCCTGTGCGTCTTTTATCGCCAGTGGGGTGTCAGGTATAGGCATTATCTGTAGCCTGGGCCAGTTTCCCGAGATAGCCGTTGCGACCTCCGTCCTGTTTCTGATACCCGGTGTTCCTATGATTAACAGCGTTATTGACTTGATGCATGGGCATACGGTCATCGGTCATGCGCGGGGTGTACAGGGTGCGGTGATTTCCTTTGCTATCGCCATCGGCATTATTTTAAGTTCGGCAACTCTGGGGGTTTTGTCATGA
- a CDS encoding ISKra4 family transposase, which translates to MNASYANTLDFQFFSPAQDHFNSMIRHLESACLQEHGTTEEYIRTNGDELLRLMFQGYLDKQAEDEERAVSVTPADGIPRNHIRQNTSRVLTTVFGKVTVKRFAYSQRNVSNEFPLDAGLNLNNDQYSDGVRKRVVTDAIDRSYDNVVKRHRENCPGIVGKYQTIKLVEGTAQDFVEFYEQRTIEDEQTDDLLVLSFDGKGLVMLPDGLREATRKNAEKSKKKCQTRLSPGEKKDRKRMAMVATVYTVRANPRSPESIMNSEKKADNVVKFRPPIRNKRVWASVERDGETVIEEAFDEALKRDPERKRQWVVVVDGHPHQLKMIERVARRKQVKTSIIMDFIHVLEYLWKAAHCLHDKGDKSIEKWVEQQALKILHGQSGRVARGIKQSATKRKLKNREAIDKCASYLQKNRDRLCYDKALRSGFPIASGVIEGACRHLINDRLDITGARWSLQGAEAILKLRSINSSGDWDEYWSYHHSCSKKRNYGELMVNREASS; encoded by the coding sequence GTGAACGCATCTTACGCCAATACTCTCGACTTTCAATTTTTTTCTCCTGCACAGGATCACTTTAATAGCATGATCCGCCACCTCGAATCTGCCTGCCTGCAGGAACATGGCACAACTGAAGAGTACATTCGAACCAATGGGGACGAGCTGCTTCGGCTAATGTTTCAGGGCTATCTCGATAAACAGGCTGAAGATGAAGAAAGAGCAGTGTCTGTCACTCCCGCTGACGGCATACCTCGTAACCATATTCGTCAAAATACCAGCCGGGTTCTCACCACGGTGTTTGGCAAGGTAACGGTCAAACGGTTTGCTTATAGCCAGCGCAATGTCTCCAACGAATTCCCACTGGATGCCGGGCTCAACCTTAATAACGACCAATATTCTGATGGTGTACGCAAGCGTGTGGTCACGGATGCTATTGATCGTTCTTATGACAATGTCGTCAAACGGCATCGTGAAAATTGCCCCGGCATAGTTGGCAAGTACCAGACAATAAAGCTGGTTGAAGGCACAGCTCAGGATTTTGTCGAATTCTATGAACAACGAACCATAGAAGATGAGCAAACAGATGACCTATTGGTTCTGAGCTTTGACGGGAAAGGTCTGGTCATGTTGCCAGATGGGTTAAGGGAAGCGACCCGCAAGAATGCAGAGAAAAGCAAGAAAAAATGTCAGACACGTTTAAGTCCGGGAGAAAAGAAAGACCGGAAGCGTATGGCTATGGTGGCGACTGTTTACACTGTGCGGGCAAACCCACGCTCACCAGAGTCCATCATGAACTCTGAAAAGAAAGCGGACAATGTCGTCAAATTTCGACCTCCAATACGCAACAAGAGGGTTTGGGCCAGTGTTGAGAGGGACGGAGAAACAGTCATCGAAGAAGCCTTTGATGAGGCTCTCAAGCGTGACCCGGAACGAAAACGACAATGGGTTGTCGTGGTCGATGGGCATCCGCATCAACTGAAAATGATTGAAAGAGTTGCCCGCAGAAAACAGGTCAAAACCAGCATCATAATGGACTTCATTCATGTGCTGGAATATCTGTGGAAAGCCGCTCATTGTCTGCATGATAAAGGTGATAAATCTATTGAGAAATGGGTTGAGCAGCAAGCACTGAAAATTCTTCATGGGCAGTCGGGTCGGGTAGCCAGGGGCATAAAGCAAAGTGCCACGAAACGAAAATTGAAGAATCGGGAAGCTATTGATAAATGTGCTAGCTATCTGCAAAAAAACAGAGACCGGCTTTGCTACGATAAGGCGCTACGCTCAGGCTTTCCTATTGCCAGCGGAGTGATTGAAGGCGCTTGCCGACATTTGATAAATGACCGTCTTGATATAACAGGCGCACGATGGAGCCTGCAAGGCGCGGAAGCCATTCTGAAGCTTCGCTCAATAAACTCCAGTGGAGACTGGGATGAATACTGGTCATATCACCATTCGTGCTCTAAGAAACGAAATTACGGTGAGTTGATGGTGAATAGGGAGGCTTCGTCGTAG
- a CDS encoding PTS sugar transporter subunit IIC, giving the protein MSKSRGFEKLMAGMEKHLLPMADKLGNIKYLAAVRDGMINAMPFLIVGSLLLLLLNIPVTDPESVIYVEWYANLMATHKAKWLQPFYASLGMASIFISFGIGSNLAKLYKLPTTPGGFLAMFAFFIVAAPVDGWPPMVQARFLDTNGMFTAIVFSIFAVEVYRFMTSKGMTIRLPEQVPPAIARSFEALTPVIALMLILQPMNLFVASLGEGGMLIPELVTKLFAPMVSAIDTLPGLLMLVFGFHILWFFGMHGTNILGGIAAPVALANFQANNAAFVAGVAAPTIYAGSFLDMFVMIGGIGSTLGLAIAMSLSKNAHLKSIGRISIAPGIFQINEPVMFGTPIVMNPILGIPFLVVPLVSTVIAYFAAYHNLVGRVVTLVPWTTPAPVSALLATNFSLTALILSLFLLAFSTLAYMPFLKMYAKTLEADQKQEEVNAIESSEPATA; this is encoded by the coding sequence ATGTCAAAATCTAGAGGCTTTGAAAAATTAATGGCAGGAATGGAAAAACACCTGCTACCAATGGCCGACAAACTGGGTAATATTAAATATCTTGCAGCTGTTCGGGACGGTATGATCAATGCCATGCCGTTCCTGATTGTAGGCTCCCTGTTGTTGCTGTTACTGAACATTCCGGTGACGGATCCGGAGAGTGTGATTTATGTTGAGTGGTATGCCAACTTGATGGCTACTCACAAGGCTAAGTGGCTTCAACCTTTTTATGCTTCCCTGGGCATGGCCTCCATCTTTATCAGTTTCGGCATTGGCTCCAATCTGGCCAAGCTCTATAAGCTGCCGACAACACCAGGTGGTTTTCTGGCGATGTTTGCCTTCTTTATCGTAGCGGCGCCAGTAGATGGCTGGCCTCCAATGGTGCAGGCACGCTTTCTGGATACGAATGGTATGTTTACTGCGATTGTATTCAGTATCTTTGCCGTGGAAGTGTATCGATTCATGACCAGCAAAGGCATGACCATCAGGCTGCCAGAGCAAGTACCTCCTGCAATTGCCCGCTCTTTTGAAGCTCTGACACCTGTCATAGCTCTAATGCTGATCCTGCAGCCAATGAACCTCTTCGTAGCATCTCTGGGTGAAGGCGGTATGCTGATTCCTGAGCTGGTGACAAAGTTGTTTGCGCCAATGGTCTCCGCAATCGATACACTGCCAGGCTTGCTGATGCTGGTGTTTGGCTTCCACATCCTGTGGTTCTTTGGTATGCACGGTACCAATATTCTGGGCGGTATTGCCGCTCCTGTGGCTCTGGCAAATTTCCAGGCAAACAATGCTGCATTCGTTGCAGGTGTAGCCGCTCCAACCATTTATGCTGGATCTTTCCTTGATATGTTTGTCATGATTGGCGGCATTGGTAGTACTCTGGGTCTGGCCATTGCCATGTCTCTGTCCAAAAATGCCCACCTGAAATCCATTGGCCGTATCAGTATTGCGCCAGGCATCTTCCAGATCAACGAGCCTGTCATGTTTGGTACACCGATTGTAATGAACCCCATTCTGGGCATCCCGTTCCTGGTTGTTCCTCTGGTCAGCACAGTCATTGCCTACTTTGCGGCATATCATAATCTGGTCGGTCGAGTTGTAACCCTGGTACCATGGACTACCCCGGCACCTGTGAGTGCACTGTTGGCTACTAATTTCTCTCTAACTGCCCTGATTCTGAGCCTGTTCCTGCTGGCATTTTCTACCCTGGCTTACATGCCGTTCCTGAAAATGTACGCCAAGACGCTGGAGGCTGATCAGAAACAGGAAGAAGTCAATGCGATAGAGTCTTCTGAGCCAGCCACAGCCTGA
- a CDS encoding flavin prenyltransferase UbiX has translation MSEWKADKQNSTQRVTLAITGASGVQYGFRLLQCLVASGVQVFCLVSRAARVVSVVEADLILPEEDSGLEAFLTDYARAEPGQVKVFGDKQWMSPVASGSGAPSQMVVCPCSAGSLSAIATGASNNLIERAADVVLKERRKLILVPREAPYSEIHLEHMLKLTRMGAVVIPASPGFYNKPESVEDMVDFVVARILNQLGCEQELMPSWGDHYL, from the coding sequence GTGTCTGAATGGAAGGCTGACAAGCAAAATAGTACACAACGGGTAACGCTGGCGATTACCGGAGCGTCCGGTGTCCAGTATGGTTTTCGATTGCTGCAGTGCCTTGTCGCCTCAGGAGTGCAGGTGTTTTGCCTGGTTTCCAGGGCGGCGAGGGTTGTGTCAGTGGTTGAGGCTGACCTGATATTGCCAGAAGAAGACTCCGGGCTGGAAGCGTTTCTAACCGATTATGCCCGGGCTGAACCTGGTCAGGTTAAAGTATTTGGCGATAAGCAGTGGATGTCTCCGGTGGCCTCAGGCAGTGGCGCACCCAGTCAAATGGTCGTGTGTCCCTGCAGTGCCGGGTCTTTATCGGCCATTGCCACGGGAGCCAGTAATAATCTGATTGAACGTGCCGCAGATGTGGTATTGAAAGAACGCCGGAAGCTTATTCTGGTGCCCCGGGAAGCCCCCTACTCTGAAATTCACCTGGAACATATGTTAAAGCTGACCCGAATGGGAGCGGTTGTGATTCCGGCTTCTCCCGGTTTTTACAATAAACCTGAATCGGTTGAGGACATGGTGGATTTTGTTGTTGCAAGAATTTTGAACCAGCTGGGCTGCGAGCAGGAGTTGATGCCCAGCTGGGGGGATCACTATTTATAG
- the mpl gene encoding UDP-N-acetylmuramate:L-alanyl-gamma-D-glutamyl-meso-diaminopimelate ligase codes for MHIHILGICGTFMGSLALLAKEMGLTVSGADQNVYPPMSTQLEAQGIDLIQGYDPEVLDQLCPDLVVIGNAMTRGNPVVEYVLDKGIPYTSGPQFFAEQVLRDKWVMAVAGTHGKTTTSSMLAWVLEYAGMSPGFLIGGVPENFGISARSGDTPFFVVEADEYDTAFFDKRSKFVHYHPRTLIMNNLEYDHADIFPDLSSIQKQFHHLVRTIPASGRIIMPGGDAALEDVIGMGCWSEMEKVSLSDNSCEWSANILEDDGSHFEVLRNGLIVGQVRWEHQGRHNVSNALVTIAAARHVGVLPALCCEALSLFCGVKRRMELVGEVNGVRIYDDFAHHPTAIASTLEGLRAKVGSQTIKAIIEPRSNTMKMGHHKEVLAQSTAAASEVLWFAPEGIDWLEDSIARSSPVNARVMNSTTEIIDYLLASAQPDEHWVIMSNGGFEKIHTRLLEALKSRR; via the coding sequence ATGCACATACATATTCTTGGAATCTGTGGCACTTTTATGGGCAGTCTGGCTCTGCTGGCAAAAGAGATGGGATTAACCGTCAGTGGTGCAGACCAGAATGTCTATCCTCCCATGAGTACACAGCTGGAAGCCCAGGGTATTGATCTTATTCAAGGGTATGACCCGGAGGTTCTGGACCAGCTCTGCCCCGATCTGGTCGTGATTGGTAATGCCATGACCAGGGGGAATCCTGTTGTTGAATATGTTCTCGACAAAGGCATTCCCTATACTTCCGGCCCTCAGTTTTTTGCTGAACAGGTATTGCGTGATAAATGGGTCATGGCGGTGGCCGGTACTCATGGAAAAACGACAACCAGCAGCATGCTGGCCTGGGTGCTTGAATATGCAGGAATGTCTCCGGGGTTTCTGATAGGCGGTGTTCCGGAAAATTTTGGTATTTCTGCCCGGTCAGGTGACACACCATTTTTTGTGGTTGAGGCTGATGAATACGACACGGCGTTTTTTGATAAGCGCTCTAAGTTTGTTCACTATCATCCCCGAACTTTGATAATGAATAACCTTGAATACGACCATGCTGATATCTTTCCAGATTTGTCGTCTATTCAGAAACAGTTTCATCACCTGGTTCGCACGATTCCTGCATCTGGCCGGATAATAATGCCGGGTGGAGACGCTGCGCTGGAAGACGTCATTGGCATGGGCTGTTGGTCGGAAATGGAGAAAGTCAGTTTAAGCGACAACAGTTGTGAGTGGTCAGCCAATATTCTCGAAGATGATGGCAGTCATTTTGAAGTCCTCAGGAATGGACTGATTGTTGGTCAGGTTCGCTGGGAACATCAGGGGCGACATAATGTCAGCAATGCCCTGGTTACCATTGCCGCTGCCCGGCATGTTGGCGTTTTACCTGCCCTGTGTTGTGAGGCGTTGTCGCTTTTTTGTGGCGTTAAACGTCGTATGGAACTGGTGGGAGAAGTGAATGGTGTGCGCATCTACGACGATTTCGCTCATCACCCAACCGCCATAGCCAGCACCCTTGAAGGCCTGCGGGCAAAGGTTGGGTCGCAAACCATCAAGGCGATTATTGAGCCTCGCTCCAATACCATGAAAATGGGACATCACAAAGAAGTGCTGGCTCAGTCAACCGCCGCAGCTTCGGAAGTGCTGTGGTTTGCGCCTGAAGGGATTGACTGGCTGGAGGATTCGATTGCCAGGAGCAGCCCGGTAAACGCAAGGGTGATGAATTCAACCACTGAAATCATTGATTATCTGCTGGCATCGGCACAGCCCGATGAACACTGGGTCATTATGAGTAATGGTGGTTTTGAGAAAATACACACCCGCCTGCTTGAAGCGCTGAAAAGCCGTAGATAA
- a CDS encoding 6-phosphofructokinase, with protein MSVKHAFYAQSGGVTAVINASACAVIETARRYQDKIGKVYAGYNGILGALREELIDTSLESDETIGALLRTPGGAFGSCRYKLKPIEESEEEYRRLIEVFRAHDIGYFFYNGGNDSMDTALKVSRLSEKMGYPLTCIGVPKTIDNDLTVTDNCPGFGSAAKYLAVSTKEASHDIASMCDTSTKVFIMEVMGRHAGWLAAAAGLAARQDSDPPHIIVFPEIPLNKERFLRKVKETTEKEGYCVIVASEGARYEDGSFVSASTTVVDSFGHHQLGGVAPALCNTIKQELGYKYHYAVADYLQRSARHIASRVDVEQAYAVGKAAVELAVTGRNAVMSAIIRESNAPYRWSVGEASLEKVANFERKMPADFITEDGFGITRSCREYLEPLIEGEEYPAYLNGLPRFARLKKVMVRKKLNTPFNI; from the coding sequence ATGTCAGTCAAACACGCGTTCTATGCCCAGTCAGGTGGTGTGACCGCCGTTATTAATGCCAGCGCCTGCGCCGTTATCGAAACAGCTCGCCGCTATCAGGACAAAATCGGAAAAGTCTATGCCGGATATAACGGCATTCTAGGCGCGCTTCGGGAAGAGCTGATCGACACCAGCCTTGAGTCCGACGAAACCATTGGCGCGCTGCTGCGAACGCCGGGCGGGGCTTTTGGTTCCTGTCGCTACAAGCTGAAACCCATTGAAGAAAGTGAAGAAGAATATCGCCGTCTGATCGAAGTGTTCAGGGCGCATGATATCGGTTATTTCTTCTACAATGGCGGCAACGACTCCATGGATACCGCACTGAAGGTTTCCCGGCTGAGTGAAAAGATGGGTTATCCATTGACGTGTATTGGCGTCCCCAAAACCATCGACAACGACCTGACGGTAACAGACAACTGCCCTGGCTTTGGCTCTGCCGCAAAATACCTTGCTGTCTCCACCAAGGAGGCCAGCCATGATATTGCATCCATGTGTGATACATCCACCAAAGTATTTATCATGGAAGTCATGGGACGGCATGCGGGCTGGCTGGCAGCAGCAGCCGGACTGGCTGCCCGACAGGACAGTGACCCTCCACATATCATTGTCTTTCCGGAAATCCCTCTGAATAAAGAACGCTTTCTGCGTAAGGTGAAGGAGACCACCGAAAAAGAAGGCTATTGCGTTATTGTTGCTTCAGAAGGTGCCCGTTATGAAGATGGCAGCTTTGTGTCAGCATCAACCACCGTCGTTGATTCGTTTGGTCACCATCAGCTGGGCGGTGTGGCTCCTGCGCTATGTAACACCATCAAGCAGGAGCTGGGTTACAAATACCATTACGCCGTGGCTGATTACCTGCAACGCTCAGCCAGACATATTGCTTCCCGTGTCGATGTTGAACAGGCTTACGCCGTTGGTAAAGCCGCTGTTGAACTGGCGGTAACCGGAAGAAACGCCGTGATGTCTGCCATTATTCGAGAATCCAATGCCCCCTATCGCTGGTCAGTGGGAGAAGCCTCTCTCGAAAAAGTTGCAAACTTCGAACGTAAAATGCCCGCAGACTTCATCACTGAAGATGGCTTTGGAATAACCAGAAGCTGTCGTGAATATCTCGAACCCCTGATAGAGGGAGAAGAGTATCCGGCTTATCTTAATGGCCTTCCACGTTTTGCCAGACTGAAAAAAGTAATGGTCAGAAAAAAACTCAACACACCATTCAACATTTAG
- a CDS encoding OprD family porin, whose translation MFKKSLIASAITVVVAMSSGAAVAETGSGFVDGASMDMGIMYYGRQRNAKGDRYTNADGKIGINDNRDIKVSTLGLNANLKSGWYKDWFGMDVSAFSNIDLMGGHGYGQSETLYYDVDKGKERSSSRLGRARFRMKFGDEKMGAFFKAGITDIHAGTIGTSSGANGHAYRGAEAKGHFENFSLTYGYADRFMNDWNDELLEMTNSWHQNNTENKAGHGEVVKYIHSLGGRYEGENGWMELAAGEGKGYRKNAHFAGSYGFGLSDDTRLTLTTYYQTAKYQDDKAGKGMIVDTRGKAEQEYTWSSSAVLTHGGWSFVGGYGQTHAPDSGEYQLRLTAWGNSDHRNFIQTASTLDDFLWDGQKVARAGMSYNFDKQGIPGLTLGVNAFYAWDAYNNRGTSTENRDGKMKALDFQIMYSFQSEPLKGLWVGVFPSFLRVSDTARSEDTVNKDAKRNIDKSSRNDLKVIATYTLKVF comes from the coding sequence ATGTTCAAGAAGTCACTGATTGCCAGCGCAATCACAGTAGTAGTGGCCATGTCATCCGGTGCTGCAGTGGCGGAGACTGGAAGCGGTTTTGTTGATGGCGCATCCATGGATATGGGCATCATGTACTATGGACGACAGCGTAATGCCAAGGGTGACCGGTACACCAATGCGGACGGAAAGATTGGCATAAATGATAACCGGGACATCAAGGTTAGCACCCTGGGTCTGAACGCTAACCTGAAGTCAGGCTGGTACAAGGACTGGTTTGGCATGGATGTCTCCGCTTTCTCCAACATCGACCTGATGGGTGGACATGGCTACGGTCAGTCAGAGACATTGTATTACGACGTAGACAAGGGCAAGGAACGTAGCTCCAGCCGTCTGGGTCGTGCCAGATTCCGTATGAAGTTTGGTGATGAAAAGATGGGAGCCTTTTTCAAGGCCGGTATTACCGATATTCATGCGGGAACTATCGGTACATCCAGTGGTGCTAACGGTCATGCCTATCGTGGTGCAGAAGCTAAAGGCCACTTTGAGAACTTCTCCCTGACCTACGGTTATGCCGATCGTTTCATGAATGACTGGAACGATGAACTGCTGGAGATGACCAACTCCTGGCACCAGAACAACACTGAGAATAAGGCAGGTCATGGAGAAGTAGTAAAATACATCCACAGCCTTGGTGGTCGCTACGAAGGTGAAAATGGCTGGATGGAACTGGCCGCCGGTGAAGGCAAGGGCTACCGGAAGAATGCGCACTTTGCTGGTTCCTATGGCTTTGGCCTTTCAGACGACACTCGTCTGACACTTACCACTTATTATCAGACTGCCAAGTATCAGGATGACAAGGCTGGCAAAGGCATGATTGTTGATACCAGGGGCAAGGCCGAGCAGGAATACACCTGGAGTTCCAGTGCTGTGCTGACTCATGGCGGCTGGAGCTTTGTCGGTGGTTACGGCCAGACCCATGCGCCTGACAGTGGTGAATATCAGCTGCGACTGACGGCCTGGGGTAACTCTGACCATCGCAACTTCATTCAAACGGCTTCTACTCTGGATGACTTCCTGTGGGATGGTCAGAAAGTGGCTCGTGCCGGTATGAGCTATAACTTCGACAAGCAGGGTATTCCGGGTCTGACTCTGGGTGTCAATGCCTTCTACGCCTGGGATGCTTACAATAACCGTGGCACCAGCACAGAAAACCGTGATGGCAAGATGAAAGCCCTGGACTTCCAGATTATGTACAGCTTCCAGTCTGAGCCGCTGAAAGGTCTCTGGGTTGGTGTGTTCCCATCCTTCCTGCGCGTGTCTGACACGGCGCGATCTGAGGATACGGTTAATAAGGATGCGAAGCGAAATATCGACAAGAGTAGCCGGAATGACCTGAAGGTGATCGCTACCTACACTCTCAAAGTTTTCTAA
- a CDS encoding c-type cytochrome yields the protein MTVLLFCSILLLSGCSEPVSESPEISLSPQMQAARNKALVLCAGCHGPEGIGTADFNPNLACQKQVYLAKQLRDYREGRRSNHIPMVNIAKMLTEEEVDSISLWYSQLNCQKNQ from the coding sequence ATGACTGTTCTGCTCTTTTGTTCGATTTTACTGCTCTCCGGCTGCTCAGAGCCTGTCTCTGAATCACCAGAAATAAGCCTGTCTCCACAAATGCAGGCAGCCCGAAACAAAGCCCTGGTACTCTGTGCAGGCTGCCATGGCCCGGAAGGCATAGGAACTGCCGACTTTAATCCAAATCTTGCCTGCCAGAAGCAGGTTTACCTTGCCAAACAGCTGCGGGACTATCGGGAAGGTCGTCGAAGTAACCATATTCCCATGGTCAACATTGCCAAAATGCTAACGGAAGAAGAAGTCGACAGTATCAGCCTGTGGTATTCGCAATTAAATTGCCAAAAAAATCAATAA
- a CDS encoding AbgT family transporter, whose protein sequence is MHNTSSAASDSGNMSASPTLMDRFLNGIERTGNRLPDPGMLFVYCLGLVLVLSALFSMVSFSYINPRTGEALQIANLMDAEYLTGLFASMVKTFTGFAPLGMVLASVMGVGIAESSGYINIALKKMIRITPDKLLAPAVVFIGAVSSIATDAGYVLVIPIGAIIFKAAGRHPLAGLAAAFAGVSGGFSAGLLPSALDPLLQSFTQSSAQLLDPDYQVNPLANFYFTFCSTFLVTLMGWFVTERIVEPHLQSVEVSETEAETTNMSSYTAEENRAFNISSLVLLGMGAALIALCLPEASPMRTEDGSLTAFTSPLMRSIVPLIFLFFLIPGVIYGRMTGTFKNHRDVMNGMSDSMKTMSSYIVLAFFCAQFLKAFGDSNLGTLLALSGADLLQAMNLPGQITIIGIILLTAVVNLFVGSASAKWAIIGPIFVPMLMAVGISPELSQAAYRIGDSSSNIITPMMAYYPVIIVFAQRYVKNAGIGTIASMMMPYSIMFMIGWTAFLLLFWALGLPLGIGATYTYPVM, encoded by the coding sequence ATGCATAATACGAGTAGCGCGGCGAGCGACTCAGGCAATATGAGCGCCAGCCCGACATTGATGGATCGCTTTCTTAACGGTATAGAGCGTACAGGTAACCGCCTTCCTGATCCGGGTATGCTGTTTGTTTACTGTCTGGGCCTGGTTCTGGTGCTGTCTGCACTGTTTTCCATGGTCAGCTTCAGTTACATCAACCCGCGTACCGGCGAAGCTCTGCAAATCGCCAACCTGATGGATGCGGAATATCTTACCGGGCTATTTGCTTCCATGGTGAAGACCTTTACCGGTTTTGCGCCACTGGGTATGGTTCTGGCATCCGTCATGGGTGTGGGTATTGCGGAGTCTTCCGGCTATATCAACATTGCCCTGAAAAAAATGATTCGTATCACTCCGGACAAACTGCTGGCTCCCGCCGTTGTTTTCATCGGTGCGGTTAGCTCCATCGCTACGGATGCCGGTTATGTACTGGTGATTCCAATTGGTGCAATCATCTTCAAGGCTGCTGGTCGCCACCCTCTGGCTGGTCTGGCTGCGGCATTTGCCGGTGTATCCGGTGGTTTCTCCGCAGGTCTGCTGCCTTCTGCGCTGGACCCTTTGCTGCAGAGCTTCACCCAGTCTTCAGCACAGCTGCTTGACCCGGATTACCAGGTGAACCCTCTGGCAAATTTCTACTTCACCTTCTGCTCTACCTTCCTGGTAACACTGATGGGCTGGTTCGTCACTGAACGTATTGTTGAGCCTCATTTGCAGTCTGTTGAAGTCAGCGAAACCGAAGCTGAAACCACCAACATGAGCAGCTACACCGCAGAGGAGAACCGTGCGTTCAACATCAGTTCTCTGGTTCTGCTGGGTATGGGTGCTGCCCTGATCGCCCTGTGCTTACCGGAAGCGTCTCCAATGCGCACCGAAGATGGCAGCCTGACTGCGTTCACATCGCCACTGATGCGTTCTATCGTGCCATTGATTTTCCTCTTCTTCCTGATTCCGGGTGTTATTTACGGTCGTATGACGGGCACCTTCAAGAATCACCGTGACGTTATGAACGGCATGAGTGATTCCATGAAGACCATGAGCAGCTACATCGTTCTGGCCTTCTTCTGCGCCCAGTTCCTGAAGGCATTCGGAGACTCTAACCTGGGTACCCTGCTGGCACTGTCTGGCGCAGACCTGTTGCAGGCAATGAACCTGCCAGGCCAGATAACCATCATCGGTATTATTCTGTTGACGGCTGTCGTTAACCTGTTTGTGGGTTCGGCATCTGCAAAGTGGGCGATCATTGGTCCAATCTTTGTACCCATGCTGATGGCAGTGGGCATCTCTCCGGAGCTCTCACAGGCGGCTTACCGTATCGGTGATTCCTCCTCCAACATCATTACCCCGATGATGGCCTACTATCCGGTCATCATTGTATTCGCCCAGCGTTATGTTAAGAATGCGGGTATCGGAACCATAGCCTCCATGATGATGCCTTACTCCATCATGTTCATGATTGGCTGGACTGCCTTCCTGCTGCTGTTCTGGGCTCTGGGCCTGCCCCTGGGTATTGGTGCCACTTACACCTACCCGGTGATGTAA